The following are from one region of the Candidatus Dependentiae bacterium genome:
- a CDS encoding M3 family metallopeptidase, protein MFNKIVICLLLMCATVAIISAMRMRPAVMRNLHQLDSAKEMIGIFPTSVSEIERRTHIYIDDVKQKIDEVKKVPDEQRTFANTVKALDDATSLADLAIFSSAVATIQYLHPNEEMRNAAQKMLSQISAFFVDIMLDKKLYQAFQAYAQGNMKNEQLTQEQKYYFDEAIEDFKRSGLNLSDEKLEQVKKIKKELTDLSLEFGKNIAVDQSSIEVDRSALSGLSDEFIDALKKTDDGKYILGVDYPTVFEVLENCTNRDTRKRLSIAFSNRAYPVNEEILKEIIAKRDELAKLLGFASFAHLNLDDQMVGSPEHAYAFIDNLIKRAAVKEQQEYEELKRELPESITLDENEKFYPWDVSFALQKYKKKHFDIDEQEIAEYFPVAQTIKGLLSIYEQFLSLRFKEVPAPGLWSDDVRMLEVYDAKNDQLLGRLLLDLYPRCNKYSHAAHLSINPTTYDADGKPTVGFSLVMANFPKAQGDKPPLFKRSDVSTFFHEFGHALHALLGRTEMASFSGTHVKRDFVELPSQMLEEWMFDKDMLKMVSGHYKTGEPLPDRLIDNILKLKNLRTGNFVQRQGMLSKLALDYYAPGAQKDINDIYKKLSQEIVQNIAYIPETHMFASFGHLTGYGPKYYGYLWSKVFALDMFAQIKKHGLLNPEIGQKYIKEVIGRGGSAHPNELLRNFLGREPNDEAFFEDMGL, encoded by the coding sequence ATGTTCAATAAGATTGTTATTTGTTTATTATTAATGTGTGCGACTGTTGCAATTATTTCTGCTATGCGCATGCGGCCGGCAGTTATGCGCAACTTGCATCAATTAGATTCGGCAAAAGAGATGATAGGGATATTTCCTACATCGGTCAGTGAAATTGAAAGACGTACACATATTTATATTGATGATGTAAAACAAAAGATAGATGAAGTTAAGAAGGTCCCCGATGAGCAACGAACTTTTGCAAATACGGTAAAAGCACTTGATGATGCAACGAGCCTTGCTGATTTGGCTATTTTTTCTTCAGCGGTAGCTACTATTCAATATCTGCATCCAAATGAAGAGATGCGCAATGCTGCTCAAAAAATGTTATCACAGATTAGTGCGTTTTTTGTTGATATTATGCTTGATAAAAAACTATACCAAGCATTTCAGGCCTATGCTCAAGGCAATATGAAAAATGAGCAATTAACACAAGAGCAAAAATATTATTTTGATGAAGCAATAGAAGATTTCAAACGCAGTGGTTTGAATTTGTCGGATGAAAAACTTGAACAAGTAAAAAAAATAAAAAAAGAGCTTACAGATTTATCATTAGAGTTTGGCAAAAATATTGCAGTTGATCAAAGTAGTATTGAAGTTGATCGTTCTGCGCTAAGTGGCCTGAGTGATGAATTTATAGATGCACTTAAAAAAACTGATGATGGTAAATATATTTTGGGTGTTGACTATCCAACAGTGTTTGAAGTTTTAGAAAATTGTACAAATAGAGATACCAGAAAACGTCTTTCTATCGCATTTAGTAATCGTGCATATCCGGTAAATGAGGAAATTCTCAAAGAAATTATTGCAAAACGGGATGAGTTGGCAAAGTTGTTAGGCTTTGCAAGTTTTGCTCATCTGAATCTTGATGATCAAATGGTAGGATCTCCTGAGCATGCCTATGCATTTATTGATAATTTAATAAAGCGTGCTGCAGTTAAAGAACAACAGGAATATGAAGAGCTCAAAAGAGAGTTGCCCGAATCGATAACATTAGATGAAAATGAAAAGTTTTATCCATGGGATGTTTCATTTGCATTACAAAAATATAAAAAGAAACATTTTGATATTGATGAGCAAGAGATTGCAGAATATTTTCCTGTTGCACAGACTATTAAAGGTTTACTTTCTATTTATGAACAATTTTTATCATTGCGATTTAAAGAGGTTCCTGCACCGGGATTATGGTCAGATGATGTGCGCATGTTGGAAGTATATGACGCAAAAAATGATCAACTTTTAGGTCGCTTGTTGTTAGATCTATACCCACGATGCAATAAATATTCACATGCTGCACATTTGAGTATTAATCCAACGACATATGATGCTGATGGCAAACCAACGGTTGGGTTTTCATTGGTTATGGCAAATTTCCCTAAAGCACAAGGTGACAAACCACCATTATTCAAACGTTCTGATGTAAGTACTTTTTTCCATGAATTTGGCCATGCATTGCATGCGTTATTGGGTAGAACAGAAATGGCATCATTTTCAGGAACACATGTTAAACGTGACTTTGTTGAATTGCCATCACAAATGTTAGAAGAATGGATGTTTGATAAAGATATGCTTAAAATGGTCAGTGGTCATTATAAAACAGGTGAGCCATTGCCGGATCGTTTGATTGACAATATATTAAAATTAAAGAATTTAAGAACCGGAAATTTTGTTCAGCGTCAGGGCATGCTTTCAAAATTAGCACTTGACTATTATGCTCCGGGAGCGCAAAAAGATATAAATGATATCTACAAGAAGTTAAGTCAAGAAATAGTGCAGAACATTGCTTATATCCCCGAAACGCATATGTTTGCTTCATTTGGTCATCTTACCGGTTATGGCCCTAAGTATTATGGTTATTTATGGTCAAAGGTTTTTGCGCTTGATATGTTTGCTCAAATTAAAAAACATGGTTTGCTTAATCCTGAAATTGGTCAGAAATATATTAAAGAAGTTATTGGTCGTGGTGGTAGCGCTCATCCAAATGAACTGTTGCGTAACTTTTTGGGTCGTGAACCGAATGATGAAGCATTCTTTGAGGATATGGGACTGTGA